The region CTTAACAGTTTTCAGTTGTTTTCCATTTTGTAGTTTATTACCtatgtttcctattttgtgtatactctactcaaattttctattttgtatCCTCATGCCGATAGTTATTATATTTGATGATTTTAGGAAGTCTTTTTtatgttctttcttttttacaCTATTTTGTGGtggtatataatataatatattttatcttgtttatattttaatatagtactccttccgttcctttatagttgagtcatttttccatttcgcgAAGTTTCctcataattgagtcattttcatatatagtaacatttttctctctcttactttactctatcttactttattttctctactttattcacttttttactttattctctatttatttaacacactcaacactcattcttaaactccgtgccaaaAAGTTTTGCCttaactatgagggaacggagggagtattatttttaatatgtttatttATCATAATTCGTACCCCCAATCTAAAAGTCTGGATCCACCACTATTCCATGGGTCCCCAAAACCACATGTAGGTCCTCCACTGGTTGAAGTCCAGCTCGCCATAGCTCATGGTAGAAAACAATCCAAGTGCCCTTAAAACCGGTTATAGACTAGTCTTGTTTCTTTTCATGTGGGTTGGTTACGTGCATTTTTTATGTTCGTATCATACGATCAATATTGCTACATATTTTTATCCCcgtttttatcataaataaataaataaatatttgacACTAAAAAAATACGAATATATATTCCTCGgttccttaaaaatataaagttttaaaagagcacaattgataaagtaagagaaagatagaaaaaaagtgattaaaattttttttagtgGAGAGTATGAATCCCACATTAGAAAgaaattttttctaaaatataaaGTTCATAGTTTTAAAAGACGGATTAAAAAAAGTACTTCATAACTTTAAGAGACAGAATGAAGTATACGAGTTTATAATGCTGGTTTGAATATCAGAAATTTATATATCGATTAGTTTGTAGTATATAGGAAATGGTTGCAAAGTTAAAACATTCTAAAGTCCAAAAAATGATTATCAATATTTGCTTAAAAAATCTTTTTATTCTTATGGAGTACATTAATGTCTTAATTTCTACTCCCAAACAATATATTTTAATCCATAAGAATATAATTAATGTTGAACTAATTTCTAGCACCGAACCCTTCGTTTttagtttgttattagttcattttagaacatttttaatttttagtttgttattagttcattttAGAAcatttttagttcattttaaGTCCGTTTTAgttccttttatatagagttcaTTTTAAAACCTTTTTAGTTCATTTTAAGTCTGTTTTAGTTCCTTTGATATAGAGTTCATTTTAAAACCGTTCCGTATTCTTTCTAAAATGAAGTAACAGTTCAGCACTAGGAGCAATTTTGAATATATTACTATCCATATTAACAATTTTGTTAAAACTTAATAATTAAATACGATCTGACCATAATTATCATTCTAGAAAATGGTACTCcgtaatttatatatttaaatcaaACTCTTGATATAACAACACatgaaaatgattaaaaaataaaaacactttaTACACAAATGCTGGAAATGCACATTTCTGCTGCCATGAGGTGTTCAACACGAAAAATAAATTTGCAATATGTTTGcaaacaaataaaacacaagGTTTATATTACATAGACTTCCAAGCATGAGCTCCACAAGTATACATGAGGGAAAAAAACAGCAATGATTTACATAGGGTTTTCAGCCATCCAGTGGCTGGTAAGTGCGGCGTCTCAGCTGAGACTCTGCATTTGGCTGCTGCAAGAAAATTCTAGTGGGGTCACTAGGATCAACGTATCTGCAAAATACAGAGTGCCTTCTCTCATTAGCAGGCCGTGATGTAAAAAAATGCAAACAAGAGTTAGAGACTGTAACAAACAACACATACGCATGTCTCATCATCTCATCGACAGGAGTTTGTGCTGCTTGAAGAGGATCCACTCGAGGCTGTGCTGCAAGGTGCTGGCTGTATTGTCTGACAGATCCAATCAAGTTAAAGAAGAGTGGGACGAATGTTCCACAACCGCCTTCCTTGAACAGAATCTTGAAAGAATGAGTTGAATAAAGAGCCAAATGCTCATCATCAGGCACAACCTGGAAATGGCACCAGAAACTTCAGACCCGCTCAAGTGAAACAATAGATCAGTAGCATAAGTTCTAAAAACTTACAGGTTCTACATAGCCAGCAATGTTGTTGCAGTAGAAAATTGGCTGGTGGAATTTCTCATCATGAACATGGAGCTGCATTGTAAAAATCCCAAGTTGAAATAAGTTCACTAATCTAATTAGACATTGAAACCAATAGACGAGAAATATGTTGACAAAGTGCAAAGAATGTGCTGCACATGAGAAAGTGGTTAAACTGCTACGAAATCCATCCTTAGATTATTACCCCATCCTCCAGAAAACACAAATTTGCAGGAAGAACAACtcattaaaagatatttccACAACAGACAATTGAGCACTTCACTAAGTTCCTTGTTATTGGTTAcaatcttttctctctctctactcgtTTCAGTTGCAAGTTGATTGGATATCTCAGAGTTTCCAAAACCCATGAACTACTAATGTCTAGTGATCTGGCTTATTGACACATATTAGAGAGGATTGTGTCTTTTCTGGAAAGTAAGCTAAGCCATCCCATAGCACAAAGTCAAATATGGACATCATACCCTCAAGTAGTGTTCAGGCATCATATAAAGTTATCTTATTATGCCACATTATTGTGAAACTCTGTCCTTTCCCATGTAATAAAATTATCACTGATATATTTAGATAGTTGGAGCAACATCACTGTCATTTTAGGTCGAAATAGCAAACGTAAAACAGTAAATCCCAGCAAAAAGTTAGATGGATGTGAATATAGATTAATACTCCACCAGtcacattaaatatgaaacgttttcctttttagattgtcacattaaaaatgaaactttttctaGAACAGAAATCccatcatctctactttttccctctCCCTTACCTTATTCTGTCTTCATTAAATCACAAAACAACACGAAATAAAATCCAGTGCCGAAATGCAGACGTTTCATATgtaataggacggagggagtatttctttcaAAACTTCCATCAAAGAAGGCAAACAAGTAATACTGTATTTATGCTTACCAGTGGCATATCAAATGCATAAAAATTCCCAACAGGTTTTTGTGCAACAAACACCATGCGGATATTTGACAAGTAAATAGTTCCCTTTGCTTTCACTGTTCCACCTTGAGTTCTGCGAAACATTCAGAAGCCAAGTTGGCATAACAGGACATGAAAAGTGGAGGAGGTCCACCCATAACAATATCTGATCTAAATAATGCAAAATGCAGTAACCACGAAAACCTTCTATCTGCAACTAGGCCAACAATGTGATGCAGAGAGCAAAGTAAAGGAATCCATATTGGGGTTATAAATCAGAAAGAGACCGTTTCCATAATTGACAACGGAATTCAAATTAAATGAACGAGAGACCATGACCATAGCCACACTAACGCGAATTAAACAGAATAATATTAATATCAGCACAAACCCAACAATTCAACTCCTAAACAATAAGTGCACGTGAAAAGGGAAAAAAGTGACAATTCCACACAACAAGTTATCTGATCAATCAATACGACGATCATGCCAAGACGACAGCATAATTGATCCGAATTTGACAAAGTAATGTAGAAAAATAGGATAAGAAAGAAACCCGGGGATCTTGTCGATCTCAAATTCGACACCGTCTCTACCCAAGACGAACATCTCGTTGTCGAAGGGCACCGGCATCCCATTGGGGAAAAGTTGAGGATTCAGAGCCATAACTTTTCTCCCTCTAGATTCAATTCAAGAGGAATTTTGGATATATGCAAATTAACAGATGATCTTCAACTATAAAACGCGTGTTCGTCGCATTACTCTACGATCTTCTCGAATGTCTAGAATACGTTACTTCTTCTTTTTgggctttaattatttttaatcgtGGCCCAATAACCGAccttaaaatatactccaatattttttacttattttagtctagcAAATTGATTAGCTGAGACTGGGATTAGACCAATGCTAATTTAATTCTAATAATTCACGTAATATTTTCACAATTTCTCAATGTTAAGAAAGCCTAATAAAAATCAATATACATGTTGGCCCCTGACCCTCCACCTATATAATTTACATATGTCTTGGTATACAATGGACTCAAACCAAATATCTTTGGTCACATTAACCACAATACCACTAGACCGACTAATGTATACAGAAATATTGCTTTCTAAGTTTACATCTTATTTGTTATAACCACATTGTTGGTATGAATTAAATGAGATAATAATAATGTGAATTTCTCATAGGCAATATTGTTGTAGCATTGGTacataaatactagtatatgatTGTGTCGTGACATTGATAgcaattatagtagtatatatgtAGAGAAGTAGTGGAAGATTAGGAGGAGGAGAAGCGCAACATTGAGGCTTCAGCCATCCAAGTAAAATATGTTGGGTTTGTTAGGCGGGGTGATCTCAACCGTCCCTTCAAGCATCTTAGCCACCTTCCCCATCGACGGCCTAGCCTCGGGCCTCTCCTGCAGGCACCACATCGCAGTCTTCACCATCCGATTCACCATATCAAAGTGCGCCCGGCTGTCGTAGCTCTGCTTGATCCGTTGATCCAGCACGTCCTCCACGCTCATCTCCTTGAATACCTTGTCGTACGCCCACCCGGGCAGGAACCACTGGTCGCTCTCCACCTTCGAGTCCAGCTGTGCGAAGTTTCTAGAACCACTCACTATCTCCAGCAGCACCAATCCATAGCTGTACACGTCAGCTTTTGAGGTGATCTGGTCTGGCCGCGCCCACTCTGGTGCCATGTACCCTGGAGTCCCTCGGATCCTCGACATGCTGATCATGTCCTCCTTCTTCTTCAGCTTAGCTAGCCCGAAATCAGACACCTTCGGACAGAAGTCATCTCCCAGCAATATGTTCTCCGGCTTGATGTCACAATGCAGCACCCACTCCAAGCATTCCTCGTGCAGGTATGCTATCGCCCTCGCCACCCCCAACGCAATCCTGTACCTTATGTTCCAGTCAAGAATCGGCTTCCCCTTCGAGCCTAGGGTTAGCGCGTCACCTTCACTCTCCAACGGCCCATCCTCCTCCACAGTTTGGAACAAGAACTCGTCTAGTGATCCATTAGGAACATACTCATACACTAGAATTCTACTCCCCTTTTCAGCACAGAATCCCCATAGCCTCACCAAGTTGAGGTGGTGCATCCTCGCTATGATGGTGACCTCAGCCCAGAAATCAGCATCGCCACCGGTGATATTCTTGAGGGACTTGACAGCCACCACGCGCCCGTCACTCAGCTTCCCCATGTAGACAATGCCAAAACCGCCCTTCCCGATTGGATTGGAGAAGTTGTTTGTGGCAACCTTCAGCTCAGCATAGCTGAACCTCTTTGGCCCGCCAGCTGGCATTACTTCAAGCCCAAAGGTCCTAGCCATGTCCCTATACTTTATATACTTGTTGAGGAACGTCCTAAAGAAGAACGCACCAAAAAGCAGCTCGGCCACAAACAAAGCGCACACGAGAACAATGTTCCTAGTAATCGTCCTGGACTCCTGTGGGGGCTCAGGGAGGCGTATCCTCACCGGGCACATGGTCTGCATCAAGGACGTCATCCCAGTGAAGCTCGACACATCACTCTCCGACTCATCAACCCTCAAGAACATGGCCTTCTCCGTCCCTGGGGACCAGTATCCGTTAACCATCCTCCCCAGCTGCAGAACACAGAAATTCGAGCCATCATACTTGAACATGAACCCTAAGCAATTAGGCCTGGACAAACACGAAGCCTCACACGTCGTGAAGTTGGTAGTCTCGATGTCATTTTGGTCCAATCCACCGGTGAAATTCACAAAATCCAACCTCAAGAACTTGGTCCTCCCTGAACTGCTCAACGGAATCTTCAACTGGCACGAGTCCCCAGGCCCCTTCGTGTACCCAGGAGGGCAAACGCAGGAAGTGGAGAAGTTGGAAGCATCATACATGCATATGGAGTTTGCACCACAAGTGCCATGGACCATACATAACTGGAACAAAGCCTGCCATCTAACAATCCATTGACTCAGCCTCACATCATAACTATACATCCTAAGGTTTCCATCATTGTCAAGGCTCAATTTTCTCAGCTTCTTAACTCCGAAATCGGAGGCGTAATACTTACCATCATCACCATACACAATCACCCCCAAATCATCCAAACTCATGAACGTCAAATTGCCATGATTAGTCCAATAATTATCGTTCCTACCAATGAAAACAAGCTGCCTAGAATCAAACCTATACTTCCCGTTGCTAGAAACTAGGGTTGTCCCGTTTATCTGTTGATTAGGGAGAATAGTATTGGTGGGAAAATCAAAGCTTTCAAAATTGCCATAAACGAGATTACCGGTGGGAAGCAGCGAGAGGCCGCTTCCGTTCACGCTCGCAACAGGACGAGAAGGCCATAGATTTGTGGCGTTACCAGGAGAGTCGACGAGGCGGAGCTCTCCGGAGCGGGAGATGATCAgcgaggcggcggcggaaaCGGGGGGATTGGTGGCGGACCAGACGACAGCGTTTTGGGAGACGTTGCGGAACCAGACGGAGAAGGTGTAGAGGCCGGGAGAGTTGGGGACGGGGAGGAATCCGGCGGCGAAGGTGGCGTTTGGGGAGAGGAGAGTCTGGTTCTGGGCGGGGCGCCATGGGGAGTTGGAGGAGGAGAATACGGAGATGTTGGTGGCGGATTGTGGTTGGGAGATGGATGAATTGAGGATTGAGAgcgtgaagaagaagaagaagagagggaggagatgGTTGAGAGAAGACATTATGGAGAGGATGGTTTGAAGGTGGGATTGAAGAATTTTAATGGCGGATTTCATGTGCGTGTGGAAATGGGTAAGGCGGTCAGCGTTGACTACTACTGGCAACTTGCATTTTGTAGTAGGAATTTTTGgcgattttttattaataaaataattcatatttggttgaatttaatgagatatggATTATGTCTAATATTTTAGTATTTCATTTTGGTTAACCAAATTTAATGACATATGGATTATGTTATGTCTAATATTATTGTATTTCATTTTGGTTTTCTAGATACTTTaaatggagaaaaaaaattCCACTGTTTTTCCTTcaactttaataaaaaaattaatattttaaatttttattggaACAATAATTCGAGGTATGTGTACTTTTGGAAATAACTAACGTTATTCAGATAGTGAGTACCTAGAAGTTTATAATGGAATTCCACAAACGAAAACAAAATGTATTCCATGGTCGATTTTAAAGGTTGACTTATTGCTAACAAACAGAGCAGACCGCAGAGGGAGGTTTTTTGTGTAggtttaataattaaatttaggTATGTTTATT is a window of Salvia splendens isolate huo1 chromosome 3, SspV2, whole genome shotgun sequence DNA encoding:
- the LOC121794587 gene encoding uncharacterized protein LOC121794587 — protein: MALNPQLFPNGMPVPFDNEMFVLGRDGVEFEIDKIPGTQGGTVKAKGTIYLSNIRMVFVAQKPVGNFYAFDMPLLHVHDEKFHQPIFYCNNIAGYVEPVVPDDEHLALYSTHSFKILFKEGGCGTFVPLFFNLIGSVRQYSQHLAAQPRVDPLQAAQTPVDEMMRHAYVDPSDPTRIFLQQPNAESQLRRRTYQPLDG
- the LOC121794586 gene encoding G-type lectin S-receptor-like serine/threonine-protein kinase At1g34300 — encoded protein: MKSAIKILQSHLQTILSIMSSLNHLLPLFFFFFTLSILNSSISQPQSATNISVFSSSNSPWRPAQNQTLLSPNATFAAGFLPVPNSPGLYTFSVWFRNVSQNAVVWSATNPPVSAAASLIISRSGELRLVDSPGNATNLWPSRPVASVNGSGLSLLPTGNLVYGNFESFDFPTNTILPNQQINGTTLVSSNGKYRFDSRQLVFIGRNDNYWTNHGNLTFMSLDDLGVIVYGDDGKYYASDFGVKKLRKLSLDNDGNLRMYSYDVRLSQWIVRWQALFQLCMVHGTCGANSICMYDASNFSTSCVCPPGYTKGPGDSCQLKIPLSSSGRTKFLRLDFVNFTGGLDQNDIETTNFTTCEASCLSRPNCLGFMFKYDGSNFCVLQLGRMVNGYWSPGTEKAMFLRVDESESDVSSFTGMTSLMQTMCPVRIRLPEPPQESRTITRNIVLVCALFVAELLFGAFFFRTFLNKYIKYRDMARTFGLEVMPAGGPKRFSYAELKVATNNFSNPIGKGGFGIVYMGKLSDGRVVAVKSLKNITGGDADFWAEVTIIARMHHLNLVRLWGFCAEKGSRILVYEYVPNGSLDEFLFQTVEEDGPLESEGDALTLGSKGKPILDWNIRYRIALGVARAIAYLHEECLEWVLHCDIKPENILLGDDFCPKVSDFGLAKLKKKEDMISMSRIRGTPGYMAPEWARPDQITSKADVYSYGLVLLEIVSGSRNFAQLDSKVESDQWFLPGWAYDKVFKEMSVEDVLDQRIKQSYDSRAHFDMVNRMVKTAMWCLQERPEARPSMGKVAKMLEGTVEITPPNKPNIFYLDG